A genomic region of Candidatus Latescibacter sp. contains the following coding sequences:
- a CDS encoding MoxR family ATPase, translating into MQYDIISLNEKIARESVLVRSLTAEIGKVIVGQETMIERLLIGLMTGGHILLEGVPGLAKTLTVSTLASVVHAGFQRIQFTPDLLPADLVGTLIFNQKTGEFIPKKGPVFTNFVLADEINRAPAKVQSALLECMQEHQVTIGDTTYPLEDPFMVLATQNPIEQEGTYPLPEAQVDRFMFKVLVSYPTKEEEFAILERTVLQPPIHLKPMISLDQILHLREVVKTVYMDDKVKHYILDIVFATRKPAEYGLGELAGFIEYGSSPRATIYLALAAKAHAFLRGRGYVIPEDVKVIGPDVLRHRIILTYEAEAEEISPEDIIRKLFEHIKVP; encoded by the coding sequence GTGCAATACGACATAATCAGTCTCAATGAAAAAATCGCCAGGGAAAGCGTTCTCGTCCGCTCGCTCACTGCCGAAATTGGCAAGGTGATCGTCGGACAGGAAACCATGATCGAGCGTCTCCTCATCGGTCTCATGACCGGGGGCCACATACTCCTGGAAGGAGTACCGGGCCTGGCCAAGACCTTGACAGTCAGCACACTCGCCTCGGTCGTGCATGCCGGTTTCCAGCGTATCCAGTTCACCCCCGACCTTCTTCCCGCCGACCTGGTGGGAACCCTGATTTTCAATCAGAAAACCGGAGAATTTATCCCCAAAAAGGGGCCGGTATTCACCAATTTTGTCCTCGCCGACGAAATCAACCGCGCACCTGCCAAGGTGCAAAGCGCGCTCCTTGAATGCATGCAGGAGCATCAGGTGACCATCGGCGATACCACCTATCCCCTCGAAGACCCGTTCATGGTGCTTGCCACCCAGAATCCCATCGAGCAGGAGGGAACCTATCCCCTGCCGGAAGCCCAGGTGGACCGGTTCATGTTCAAAGTGCTGGTGAGTTACCCAACGAAAGAAGAGGAATTCGCCATCCTGGAGCGCACCGTCCTCCAGCCGCCGATACATCTGAAACCGATGATCAGCCTTGACCAGATCCTTCATCTCCGCGAAGTGGTGAAAACGGTGTACATGGATGACAAGGTCAAGCACTATATCCTGGATATCGTATTTGCCACCCGTAAACCCGCCGAGTACGGCCTTGGGGAGCTGGCCGGTTTCATCGAATACGGTTCGTCGCCGAGAGCGACCATCTATCTCGCCCTGGCGGCGAAGGCGCATGCATTTCTCCGGGGAAGAGGATATGTGATTCCGGAAGATGTGAAAGTGATCGGGCCGGATGTGCTCCGTCACCGGATAATCCTGACCTATGAGGCGGAAGCCGAAGAAATCTCCCCCGAAGACATCATCCGGAAATTATTCGAGCATATAAAGGTCCCGTGA